The following proteins come from a genomic window of Hymenobacter canadensis:
- a CDS encoding HlyD family secretion protein, with product MEIVHSEELEEIVSNEPHWFIRLGTALFLALLAVLVLLSWVVKYPVMVRCAFSLTSSSAPIPVVSKGDSRITRLLVKDNQQVVQGQPLAYLESTADNSQVMALAAYLDTLHQNSYYSLRSRAYFPEKLGELQAKYQVFAQAYTQFSSKSSRLFFRRKKTMFLSELANLQQIGRNLGQQQELYSKDLQLMQADVQMQRNLARQGVIASSELRREESKELAKQFPLKQVQAAVLANVAAQQMKQQELLALDKLIADQNDNYMQAVNALRSAIDAWKSRYVLTAPMTGAVHFSRFVEFNQVVRTNEEVFYMNAAPATYYGAMRVPQQNLGKVQVGQQVLIRLDGYPFSEYGMLRGKVASISSIPAADNTFMARVSLPQGLVTTYGRNIAFRSHISAQADIVTEDISLLARIFYRLRSGLDNPD from the coding sequence ATGGAAATAGTGCACAGCGAAGAGTTAGAGGAAATAGTTTCAAACGAGCCTCATTGGTTTATCCGATTAGGCACAGCCTTGTTTCTGGCTCTGCTGGCTGTTTTGGTGCTGCTGAGCTGGGTGGTAAAGTATCCGGTGATGGTGCGGTGCGCGTTTTCGCTAACCTCCAGCAGCGCACCCATCCCGGTAGTAAGCAAGGGCGACAGCCGTATCACCAGGCTGCTGGTAAAAGACAACCAGCAAGTGGTGCAGGGCCAGCCGCTGGCTTATCTGGAAAGTACGGCTGACAACAGCCAAGTCATGGCCTTGGCTGCGTACCTGGATACATTGCATCAGAACAGCTACTACTCTCTGCGAAGTCGCGCTTACTTCCCGGAGAAGCTCGGCGAGCTACAGGCCAAGTATCAGGTATTTGCGCAAGCCTACACCCAGTTCAGCAGCAAGAGCAGCCGGTTGTTCTTTCGGCGGAAGAAAACCATGTTTCTCTCTGAACTTGCTAACCTGCAGCAAATTGGGCGAAACCTGGGGCAGCAGCAGGAGCTTTATTCCAAAGATCTGCAGCTAATGCAAGCCGATGTGCAGATGCAGCGGAACCTGGCCCGGCAGGGAGTAATTGCTTCCTCCGAGCTTCGGCGCGAAGAGAGCAAGGAGCTGGCCAAGCAGTTTCCGCTCAAGCAAGTACAGGCAGCGGTGCTGGCCAATGTAGCGGCTCAGCAGATGAAGCAGCAGGAGCTACTGGCACTGGACAAGCTTATTGCCGACCAGAACGATAACTATATGCAAGCTGTCAATGCCTTGCGTAGTGCAATCGACGCATGGAAAAGCCGCTATGTGCTGACGGCTCCCATGACGGGTGCGGTCCATTTCTCACGCTTCGTGGAGTTCAACCAGGTTGTACGCACGAACGAGGAGGTGTTTTACATGAATGCCGCGCCAGCCACTTACTACGGGGCCATGCGGGTGCCCCAGCAAAATCTGGGGAAAGTACAGGTTGGACAACAGGTCTTGATTCGTCTGGATGGCTATCCTTTCAGTGAGTATGGCATGCTGAGAGGCAAGGTTGCTTCCATATCTTCTATTCCGGCCGCCGATAACACCTTCATGGCGCGGGTATCTTTGCCGCAGGGCTTGGTGACCACCTACGGCCGCAACATTGCCTTTCGCAGCCACATAAGTGCTCAGGCTGACATCGTCACCGAGGATATCAGCTTGCTGGCGCGAATCTTCTACCGGCTACGCTCGGGTCTGGACAATCCGGACTAA